The Burkholderia cepacia ATCC 25416 genome includes a window with the following:
- a CDS encoding type II toxin-antitoxin system MqsR family toxin, with translation MEKRRPHCKLPLVKALVESGQVRLTASAVLGARQLGFTEREALDVVMSLTDLDFHKSMTTYADHTIWQDVYRPLTVRGDVYLKLTVIDDVLIVSFKER, from the coding sequence ATGGAAAAGAGAAGGCCTCATTGCAAGCTGCCCCTCGTCAAGGCGCTGGTCGAATCCGGCCAGGTCCGGTTGACCGCGAGCGCGGTACTCGGCGCGCGGCAGCTGGGTTTCACGGAACGGGAGGCGCTCGATGTCGTGATGTCGCTGACCGACCTCGACTTCCACAAGAGCATGACGACGTACGCCGACCACACGATCTGGCAGGACGTCTACCGGCCGTTGACGGTGCGTGGCGACGTGTACCTGAAACTGACGGTGATCGACGATGTGCTGATCGTGTCTTTCAAGGAGCGATGA
- a CDS encoding GNAT family N-acetyltransferase has protein sequence MATTDRIIDTTPLDVRAQPLIDALIDEYSTRYNAYRPDSHASAREELARYPAELFAPPEGAFVLLLRDGETIGGGAFKRYDAQTAELKRIWTRADLRRQGLARIIVEALELRAAQQGYRRIYLTTGFRQPEAWALYDRTGYTRLFDSSIAPEVHYHLRFGKDLADPSRTSTLADLWAPVPEPALPR, from the coding sequence ATGGCCACGACCGACCGCATCATCGACACGACGCCGCTCGACGTCCGCGCGCAACCGCTGATCGACGCACTGATCGACGAGTATTCGACCCGTTACAACGCGTATCGCCCCGACAGCCACGCGTCCGCACGCGAAGAGCTCGCGCGCTACCCGGCCGAACTGTTCGCGCCGCCCGAAGGCGCTTTCGTCCTGCTGCTGCGCGACGGCGAGACGATCGGCGGCGGCGCGTTCAAGCGCTACGACGCGCAGACCGCCGAGCTCAAACGCATCTGGACCCGCGCGGACCTGCGCCGCCAGGGCCTCGCACGCATCATCGTGGAGGCACTCGAACTGCGCGCCGCGCAGCAGGGCTATCGCCGCATCTACCTGACTACCGGTTTTCGCCAGCCCGAGGCATGGGCGCTGTACGACCGCACCGGCTATACGCGGCTGTTCGATTCGTCGATCGCCCCCGAGGTGCATTACCACCTGCGGTTCGGCAAGGATCTCGCCGATCCGTCGCGCACGTCGACGCTGGCCGACCTGTGGGCGCCCGTGCCCGAACCGGCGCTGCCGCGCTGA
- a CDS encoding succinylglutamate desuccinylase/aspartoacylase family protein yields MTASSSHRNPIHCEIDLDAQGKHAGYLRLPHSVHRSAYGWLPIPIASIRNGDGPVALVMAGNHGDEYEGQIIVSQLMREIEPGMVSGQLILLPMANFPAADAGLRVSPLDQGNLNRSFPGDPAGTPTQMIAHYIEHVLLARSQYLVDLHSGGSSLLYQGGNMLAIDPLDADEAAKLNGLLVAFGLQNALLHAPNPVHSASAARRQGAISIVTELGGAGMADPSLIRLGRHGLLHYLGYIGLLRGALVPDAPPTVTRFMRVDGDRHFVYAYERGLYEPLVELGDQVKAGQPAAWVHFPDTPLREPVLHRFKGDGEVVCKRVPAQVQRGDCLFQLAELSAPPSIGQTA; encoded by the coding sequence ATGACCGCCTCCTCCTCACACCGCAATCCCATCCACTGCGAAATCGATCTCGACGCACAAGGCAAGCACGCGGGCTACCTGCGGCTGCCGCATTCCGTACACCGCTCGGCGTACGGCTGGCTGCCGATCCCGATCGCGTCGATTCGCAACGGCGACGGCCCGGTCGCGCTCGTGATGGCCGGCAACCACGGCGACGAGTACGAAGGCCAGATCATCGTGTCGCAACTGATGCGCGAGATCGAGCCCGGGATGGTCAGCGGGCAGCTGATCCTGCTGCCGATGGCGAATTTCCCGGCGGCGGACGCGGGCCTGCGCGTGTCGCCGCTCGACCAGGGCAACCTGAACCGCAGCTTCCCCGGCGACCCGGCCGGCACGCCGACGCAGATGATCGCCCACTACATCGAGCATGTCCTGCTGGCGCGCTCGCAGTATCTGGTCGACCTGCACTCGGGCGGCAGCTCGCTGCTGTACCAGGGCGGCAACATGCTCGCGATCGACCCGCTCGACGCCGACGAAGCCGCGAAGCTCAACGGGCTGCTGGTCGCGTTCGGGTTGCAGAACGCGCTGCTGCACGCGCCGAATCCCGTGCACTCGGCCTCGGCCGCGCGCCGCCAGGGCGCGATCTCGATCGTGACCGAACTCGGCGGTGCCGGCATGGCCGACCCGTCGCTGATCCGGCTCGGTCGCCACGGGCTGCTGCACTACCTCGGTTACATCGGCCTGCTGCGCGGCGCGCTCGTGCCCGACGCGCCGCCCACCGTCACGCGCTTCATGCGTGTCGACGGCGATCGCCACTTCGTCTATGCGTACGAGCGCGGGCTGTACGAGCCGCTCGTCGAACTCGGCGACCAGGTGAAGGCCGGGCAGCCGGCCGCGTGGGTGCACTTCCCCGATACGCCGCTGCGCGAGCCGGTGCTGCACCGCTTCAAGGGCGACGGCGAAGTGGTGTGCAAGCGCGTGCCCGCGCAGGTGCAGCGCGGCGATTGCCTGTTCCAGCTCGCGGAATTGTCGGCCCCGCCGAGCATCGGCCAGACGGCCTAA
- a CDS encoding ABC transporter substrate-binding protein — translation MQRAVPFSSRAARTLATALIGLTAFAAAAVAAAATFDLSPEQRGRPRGVADAAVERAVPASFKFAEPGTLTIGIAPSLPPISSYATDARTVIGFDADVGQLVSDSLGRKLKIVALAWADWPLALESGKVDAVISNVTVTEERKQKFDFSTYRKDQVGFYVRNDSKIQAIREPKDVAGLRIVTDAGTNQEKILLAWDRENVAHGLKPVQIQYYDDQAMRIVAVQSGRADAVFSVNSVLAYQSAQQGKTRLVGAISGGWPRTADIAIATRRGSGLADPLTVALNGLIRNGRYQQVLDRWNLASEAIDQSRTNPPGLPKS, via the coding sequence ATGCAACGAGCCGTACCGTTCTCTTCCCGTGCCGCGCGCACGCTGGCCACCGCGTTGATTGGCCTGACCGCGTTCGCCGCAGCCGCGGTCGCGGCCGCCGCCACGTTCGACTTGAGCCCCGAACAGCGCGGGCGCCCGCGCGGCGTGGCCGATGCGGCAGTCGAGCGAGCGGTGCCCGCGTCGTTCAAGTTCGCCGAACCCGGCACGCTGACGATCGGCATCGCACCGAGCCTGCCGCCGATCAGTTCGTATGCAACCGATGCTCGCACGGTGATCGGCTTCGACGCCGACGTCGGCCAGCTCGTGTCCGACAGCCTCGGCCGCAAGCTGAAGATCGTCGCGCTCGCGTGGGCCGACTGGCCGCTCGCGCTCGAATCCGGAAAAGTCGACGCGGTGATCTCGAACGTCACCGTCACCGAGGAACGCAAGCAGAAGTTCGATTTCTCGACCTACCGCAAGGACCAGGTCGGCTTCTACGTGCGCAACGACAGCAAGATCCAGGCGATCCGCGAGCCGAAGGACGTCGCGGGGCTGCGTATCGTGACCGACGCCGGCACCAACCAGGAAAAGATCCTGCTCGCGTGGGACCGCGAGAACGTCGCGCACGGGCTGAAACCCGTGCAGATCCAGTACTACGACGATCAGGCGATGCGCATCGTCGCCGTGCAGTCGGGCCGTGCCGATGCCGTGTTCAGCGTGAACTCGGTGCTCGCGTACCAGAGCGCGCAGCAAGGCAAGACGCGGCTCGTCGGCGCAATCAGCGGCGGCTGGCCGCGCACGGCCGACATCGCGATCGCGACGCGCCGCGGCAGCGGGCTCGCCGATCCGCTGACCGTCGCGCTGAATGGGTTGATCAGGAACGGCCGCTACCAGCAGGTGCTCGACCGCTGGAACCTTGCGTCCGAGGCGATCGACCAGTCGCGCACGAATCCACCCGGGCTGCCGAAGAGCTGA
- a CDS encoding type II toxin-antitoxin system MqsA family antitoxin, which produces MKCPACGAAKLVRDTRDIPYTYKGRSTVVRAVTGEFCPACGESVLDLDEATRLGEAISEFNKQVNATIVDPNYIAKVRKKLKLDQREAAELFGGGVNAFSRYETGKTNPPLALVKLLKILDRHPDLLAEVRAA; this is translated from the coding sequence ATGAAGTGTCCTGCATGCGGTGCTGCGAAGCTCGTCCGCGACACGCGCGACATCCCTTATACCTACAAGGGCCGGTCGACTGTCGTCCGCGCTGTCACCGGCGAGTTCTGCCCGGCCTGCGGGGAATCGGTGCTGGATCTCGACGAAGCGACCCGTCTCGGCGAAGCGATCAGCGAGTTCAACAAGCAGGTGAACGCCACCATCGTCGACCCGAATTACATCGCGAAGGTGCGCAAGAAGCTGAAGCTCGACCAGCGCGAGGCGGCCGAGCTTTTCGGCGGCGGCGTCAACGCGTTCTCCCGTTACGAAACAGGCAAGACGAATCCGCCGCTTGCCCTCGTGAAACTGCTGAAGATCCTCGATCGTCATCCCGATCTGCTCGCCGAAGTCCGGGCCGCATAG